CTTCACGCTGATTTTCTCAAACATCGGGAAGGTTACATTGAACTTTGCGCTGCAGAATTTGGCGATCTCTTCGTTCGATCCCGGCTCCTGATTCATGAAATTGTTGGCCGGGAAGCCGAGCACCTTGAAACCCTGATCCGCATATTTCTCATAGAGCGCCTGCAGACCTTCATATTGGCCCGTAAAACCACATTTGCTCGCGACATTAACAATGAGGAGCAGATCGCCCTTATACTCGCCGAGTGCCGTCTTGGTCCCGTCAATCTTGGTCACGGATATGCCATAAAGCGGCACGACCGTTTCGCCGACAATGCTGACGGCGGCAGGCCTCTCGTCGGCCTTGCCAAAACCCAACAGGGAAGCCATCAGGGATAGGAACATAATAGCAACGCCCTTTCTCATCGTATCTCTCTCCTTCATATCTCGCGCCTTCATATCTCGCGCCTTCGCATCTCGCGCTATCGCATCTTGCGCCTTCGCATCTCGCGCTTTCGTATTCGGTATCTTTCGCTGCACCTGAGACTGGAACAACGGCTAATTCCACCGCTTAGAATAACACACAGGTACCAGGGGATGATCCATTGGTTCCACCGAGCGACAGGAAAGGGCGCCGCCGAGTTGATCGGCCGTGGTCATCCGTTAAGATCTGGTGCGAAAGGGGCCGGACGATGACGGATGACAAAAAACGACACATTGCCATGATGGCGCTCCCCTATCTTGCGGTCCTGATAGGGCTTTACCTCTTCCGATCCGCCTGGATCTCCATCCTTCTTTATCATCTGGGGATCATGCTCTTCTTGCTGAGCGGCCGCCCGAAAGCTGTGTGGCAGCGTCTTTTTGACGGATGGTCTCACGGCCCGGGCTTGGCCGCCGCCCTCCTCTGCGCCGGCTGCGGACCGATCATCGCGCTTCTCTGGGGAAGGGTTGCCATCGCGCCGCAGGAACTCACATCCGCCCTTGCCGGATTCGGTCTCTCCGGCGCCGACTGGTGGCTCTTCGCTGCTTACTATGTAATCCCCCATCCCATCCTCGAGGAACTCTTCTGGCGCGGTCCGGACTTTACGCGGAGCCGAGGTTTGATCCTCGCGGATGCGGCCTTTGGCGGATACCATCTCCTCGTTCTTTTACAATTTCTTCATCTCTTCTGGGCCTGCGTTTCCGTCGTTGTCTTAATTTTAGTGGCTTGGCTCTGGAGACGCATCGCCGCGCGCTATCAGGGGCTCGCCATACCGATCATCTCTCACGCCGCGGCGGCGCTGAGCACCATGGCGGCTGTCTATTTTCTGAGCCGGAATTGAGCGGTTCCCAACTTGACAACCGTTACCACAGGAGGTAACATTATTCTGCTATGCTCATGAGGGGCGATGCCCCGAGGAAGGTGCTGGAGTTGATCGCCGAGCTCGAATTAGAGGGATTGTTATGAAAATCCAATCGTTAAGGTTTATGTCGATAGAGAATTGGCCCGGGAAGGCTTTACATATCTTCTTGATTCCGGCGACGACGGCACAATTCACATTGAACAAATATTAGAGTATAACTTGGATCCCGACTATCTGAAAGAGCTCTTGCTCTACAAATTGACACTTGAGACCCGGAAGCGATTGGAAGTAACTCGATTGTCAAAGTGAGAAATTATCCGGAGGTTGGGAACATCCGCTGCGCAGTTTTACCGCCTTACCGATCAAACGAATTACCGGAAATCAATCGGTCAGTTGCTCTCCTTATTGAAGATTCTGGATTGTGAAGTAGATTTTATTGTACGGGACAAGAGCGCTTAATGCCTGAATGATTCTTAGGGCTTTCAATCTTTCGCCGCCACTTGACGCCGATCACATGGCTGCTATGCTCCCGCGTTGCCTCCAGAAAGGAGTCGTCATGTCTCTGTCTAAAAAGCTGCTCTCGAACAAGCCGATCCAGCGTGACATCGGATTGCTGATCATCCGTATCGGGATCGGACTCACGGTGATGACGTTGCACGGCTACGGGAAGATCAAGGGCGGGCCCGGTCTTTGGGATAACCTCGGCGGCGCCATGTCTCAATTCGGCATCACCTTCGCCCCGAAGTTCTGGGGGTTCATGGCGGCCTTCAGCGAGTTCGGAGGGTCGGCCTTGCTGATCCTGGGACTTTTCTTCCGACCGGCGGCCGGGCTCCTTGCCTTCACCATGCTGATTGCCGTCTTGCGGCACCTCAGCATTCCCGCCGGAGAACAGGGCGCAGGCTGGTCGGGGGCGTCACATGCGATGGAGCTTCTCGTCGTTTACCTCGGCCTCCTCTTCGCCGGATCGGGACGCTATGCGATCGGGACGCTATTTAACAAAAAGGATTGACGGCGGCGATCAAAATCAAAAGGGGACCCGCTCGCGGCCGGGAGTTTCTATGAGAATTTTGGTTTTGATCCCATAGCGCATCCACGGATCACTCACACAAAGAGATTATGAAAACAGAAGAGGGAATCCAAAACAGAAGGAGAATCAAATGGACACGCTAACCGCCATCGAAGCGCGCCGAGCTGTTAAACATTACGATCCCGACTTTGAAATGCCTGAAGAAGATGTCAACACCCTCATGTCAAAGGCCTTGCGTTCCCCGACGGCCTTTAATATCCAGAATTGGCGTTTTGTGCTGGTTCGGGATCCTGAGCTGCGGCGGCAGGTTCGGGCGGCGGCATGGGGCCAGGCGCAGGTGACCGATGCCTCCCTCCTCGTCGTTCTCTGCGCCGATTTGAAATCATGGGAAAAGGATCCGGCCCGGTACTGGAAGAACGCGCCGCAACAGGTTCAGGACTTCGTGGTTCCCTCAATTATTCAGTATTACAAAGATCGCGATCAGGTTCAACGCGACGAGGCGATGCGCTCTTGT
The sequence above is drawn from the Candidatus Eisenbacteria bacterium genome and encodes:
- a CDS encoding nitroreductase family protein, with translation MDTLTAIEARRAVKHYDPDFEMPEEDVNTLMSKALRSPTAFNIQNWRFVLVRDPELRRQVRAAAWGQAQVTDASLLVVLCADLKSWEKDPARYWKNAPQQVQDFVVPSIIQYYKDRDQVQRDEAMRSCGIAAQTLMLAAKAMGYDSCPMDGFDFDTVAKLIHLPEDHVIAMFVVIGKATQEARSRGGQLPMSDVVLTDRF
- a CDS encoding glutathione peroxidase; the encoded protein is MRKGVAIMFLSLMASLLGFGKADERPAAVSIVGETVVPLYGISVTKIDGTKTALGEYKGDLLLIVNVASKCGFTGQYEGLQALYEKYADQGFKVLGFPANNFMNQEPGSNEEIAKFCSAKFNVTFPMFEKISVKGKDMHPLYQFLTSEKLNPGFGGEIGWNFNKFLISREGRVIGRFGSRTAPNDEELISMIEKGLMGAEPK
- a CDS encoding DoxX family protein, which encodes MSLSKKLLSNKPIQRDIGLLIIRIGIGLTVMTLHGYGKIKGGPGLWDNLGGAMSQFGITFAPKFWGFMAAFSEFGGSALLILGLFFRPAAGLLAFTMLIAVLRHLSIPAGEQGAGWSGASHAMELLVVYLGLLFAGSGRYAIGTLFNKKD